In one Pseudoclavibacter sp. Marseille-Q3772 genomic region, the following are encoded:
- the rpsD gene encoding 30S ribosomal protein S4, with product MSKKSRTRSKVRMSRALGVALTPKAARLMEKRPYAPGQHGRTRRKTDSDFAVRLREKQRLRAQYGLREKQLRIVFEEARRTPGLTGENLVELLEMRLDALVLRAGFARTTAQARQLVVHRHILVDGKIVDRPSFRVTPGQLIHVKPRSEEMEMFQVAAAGGHAEVLPPVPGYLNVELDKLEARLDRRPKRDEVPITCDVQLVVEYYAAR from the coding sequence GTGTCGAAGAAGTCGCGTACTCGCTCCAAGGTGCGGATGTCTCGTGCCCTTGGTGTAGCACTTACCCCCAAGGCCGCTCGCCTCATGGAGAAGCGCCCTTATGCCCCCGGTCAGCACGGCCGCACCCGCCGCAAGACCGACAGTGACTTTGCCGTACGTCTGCGCGAGAAGCAGCGTCTGCGCGCTCAGTACGGTCTGCGTGAGAAGCAGCTTCGTATTGTGTTCGAGGAAGCCCGTCGTACCCCTGGTCTGACCGGTGAGAACCTCGTTGAGCTGCTCGAGATGCGCCTGGACGCGCTCGTGCTTCGTGCCGGGTTCGCACGTACCACCGCGCAGGCTCGCCAGCTCGTCGTACACCGTCACATCCTCGTCGACGGCAAGATCGTTGACCGCCCTTCGTTCCGCGTTACTCCCGGTCAGCTCATCCACGTGAAGCCGCGCTCGGAAGAGATGGAAATGTTCCAGGTTGCCGCTGCCGGCGGTCACGCCGAGGTGCTGCCCCCGGTTCCTGGCTACCTGAACGTTGAGCTCGACAAGCTCGAGGCACGTCTGGACCGCCGTCCGAAGCGTGACGAAGTACCGATCACCTGTGACGTACAGCTCGTTGTTGAGTACTACGCTGCTCGCTAG
- a CDS encoding peptidylprolyl isomerase, with protein MAENTREQRRRKREYEARQVVHDVQLDRRRTDNIRWLIALAAVAVLAIAAQIGFAITGGQQDPAATTAATEETPKAQAPDPAIAEDREWTGTMQVNDVTLKLTIDGKKAPQAAANFIDLSKKDFYNDVTCHRITTGETFKVLQCGDPEGTGTGGPGYEFGPVENAPKDGLYKEGVIAMARTQDPNSMGSQFFIVYGDTNIPDPTGYTVFGQVTGGLDEFKKEVADPAGEGLEQTGGDGAPAIDVKLGKIELK; from the coding sequence GTGGCTGAGAACACCCGAGAACAGCGTCGTCGTAAGCGCGAGTACGAAGCACGTCAGGTTGTGCACGATGTACAGCTCGACCGCCGTCGCACAGACAACATCCGTTGGTTGATTGCACTGGCCGCCGTCGCGGTGCTTGCGATCGCAGCGCAGATCGGGTTCGCCATTACGGGTGGGCAGCAAGATCCGGCCGCGACCACTGCCGCCACAGAAGAGACACCGAAGGCACAGGCTCCCGATCCGGCAATTGCCGAAGACCGTGAGTGGACGGGCACCATGCAGGTCAATGATGTGACACTTAAGCTGACCATCGACGGCAAGAAGGCTCCGCAGGCCGCCGCGAACTTCATCGATCTGTCGAAGAAGGATTTCTACAACGACGTCACCTGCCACCGAATCACCACCGGCGAGACGTTCAAAGTGCTCCAGTGCGGTGACCCGGAGGGTACCGGTACGGGTGGCCCCGGATACGAATTTGGCCCGGTTGAGAACGCTCCGAAGGACGGCCTGTACAAAGAGGGTGTCATCGCTATGGCCCGCACCCAGGATCCCAACTCCATGGGCTCGCAGTTCTTCATCGTCTACGGCGACACCAACATCCCCGATCCCACCGGCTACACCGTGTTTGGTCAGGTAACCGGCGGTCTTGATGAGTTCAAGAAAGAGGTAGCAGATCCCGCGGGCGAAGGTCTCGAACAGACCGGCGGTGACGGCGCTCCGGCGATCGACGTCAAGCTCGGCAAGATCGAACTCAAGTAG
- a CDS encoding replication-associated recombination protein A — protein sequence MRPTNLDEVVGQRHLLRPGSPLRRLAESDPARARTSIILWGPPGTGKTTIAQALASSANHRFVQLSAISAGVKDVRTVMEEALQQRDFYDTHTLLFLDEIHRFTKAQQDALLPGVEQGWVTLVAATTENPSFSVISPLLSRSLLLTLHHLDDDDLMLLLERAIAAPRGLHGVVSCAQDAMDAIVRMASGDARRALTTLEAAAATTLADEREEITAEDVASASDQALLRYDRDGDEHYDVISAFIKSIRGSDPDAALHYLARMIVAGEDPRFIARRLIIAASEDIGMADPQAMLVAESAANAVALIGMPEGRIPLANATVYLATAPKSNASYSAINAAIADVTAGRSGSVPTHLKDAHYSGASKLGHGKGYRYPHDDALGVVAQQYLPDTLAGREYYQPTAHGYERELDARLQKLRRITRGE from the coding sequence ATGCGACCGACGAATCTTGATGAGGTCGTGGGACAGCGGCACTTGTTGCGACCCGGATCGCCGCTGCGCAGGCTCGCTGAGAGCGACCCGGCCCGCGCGCGAACCTCGATCATCCTGTGGGGTCCGCCGGGAACGGGAAAAACCACGATCGCGCAGGCACTGGCTTCTTCTGCGAACCATCGTTTCGTGCAGCTTTCGGCGATTTCCGCCGGTGTTAAAGATGTGCGGACGGTGATGGAAGAAGCGCTGCAGCAGCGAGATTTCTACGATACGCACACGCTGCTGTTCCTGGACGAGATTCACCGGTTTACCAAAGCACAGCAGGACGCCCTGCTTCCCGGTGTGGAACAGGGCTGGGTGACCCTGGTGGCTGCAACCACCGAGAACCCTTCGTTCTCGGTGATTTCGCCGCTGCTGTCGCGTTCCCTGCTATTGACACTGCATCACCTGGACGATGACGACCTGATGCTTCTGCTGGAGCGAGCCATCGCGGCACCGCGAGGGTTACACGGTGTGGTTTCCTGTGCTCAGGATGCGATGGACGCGATAGTGCGGATGGCTTCCGGTGATGCGCGCCGGGCGTTAACAACTTTGGAGGCCGCCGCGGCCACAACGCTGGCCGACGAGCGCGAAGAGATCACCGCGGAGGATGTGGCATCCGCAAGTGACCAGGCGCTGTTGCGGTACGACCGTGACGGCGACGAGCACTACGACGTCATCTCGGCATTCATCAAGTCGATTCGAGGTTCAGATCCGGATGCGGCACTGCACTACCTAGCGCGCATGATCGTGGCGGGGGAGGACCCTCGGTTCATCGCGCGCCGGCTCATCATTGCCGCATCGGAAGATATCGGTATGGCCGACCCGCAAGCCATGCTGGTTGCCGAGTCTGCGGCGAACGCGGTTGCACTGATCGGCATGCCGGAAGGGCGCATCCCGCTGGCCAATGCCACGGTCTACCTGGCTACGGCGCCGAAATCGAATGCGAGCTATAGCGCTATTAATGCTGCAATCGCCGATGTCACAGCGGGCCGGTCAGGATCCGTGCCCACGCATCTGAAGGATGCACACTATTCCGGCGCCAGCAAGCTTGGTCATGGCAAGGGGTATCGCTACCCGCACGATGATGCCCTTGGTGTTGTCGCTCAACAGTATTTGCCCGATACTCTGGCCGGACGTGAGTACTATCAGCCGACCGCTCACGGCTATGAACGCGAACTCGATGCGCGACTGCAGAAACTGCGGCGAATCACTCGCGGTGAATAG
- a CDS encoding DUF349 domain-containing protein, protein MSGLPEHPFGRVEADGTVYVTDNGTERQVGQFPDGTPQEALDYFVRKYDDLAGQVQLLEQRARSGANPNDVCKSVSLLRSQVEDAAAVGDLQALRDRLAKLSDEVAELGEQQQEAHQQAVAEAIAHRETIVVAAEELAAQDPAKIQWKQTSAKLDELFASWQEHQRTGPRLPKAEANALWKRFRTARTHIDGERRKFFAKLDAEHKQARDAKQAIIARAEALAPRGADGVPEYRRLLDEWKAAGRAGRKHDDALWAKFKAAGDVLFQAKAEVDARDNEEFQANLKSKLAILDDAQPILEMTDRKAAREKLTDIQRRWDEVGRVPRANFREVEDRLRAVEQHVRKLDDEHWANSNPEKQARQSGMAAQLNDAIAKLEKELADAKASGDERAIREAQEALSARQSWLKVIGG, encoded by the coding sequence ATGTCTGGACTCCCCGAACACCCATTTGGCCGCGTAGAAGCTGACGGAACTGTCTACGTCACCGATAACGGAACCGAACGCCAAGTAGGGCAATTCCCAGACGGTACACCGCAGGAGGCTCTGGATTACTTCGTTCGTAAGTACGACGATCTTGCCGGACAGGTGCAGCTACTCGAACAGCGCGCTCGCTCCGGAGCAAACCCGAACGACGTCTGCAAGTCGGTATCGCTCCTGCGCTCACAGGTTGAGGACGCGGCTGCGGTCGGTGATCTCCAGGCACTGCGCGATCGTCTTGCCAAGCTGAGCGATGAAGTAGCCGAACTCGGCGAGCAACAACAGGAAGCACACCAGCAGGCGGTCGCCGAAGCCATCGCCCACCGCGAGACAATCGTGGTTGCCGCTGAGGAACTGGCCGCGCAGGATCCAGCCAAGATCCAGTGGAAGCAGACTTCCGCGAAGTTGGATGAACTGTTCGCAAGCTGGCAGGAGCACCAGCGCACCGGCCCTCGCCTACCCAAGGCTGAGGCGAACGCGCTGTGGAAGCGGTTCCGCACGGCACGCACACATATCGATGGTGAGCGCCGCAAGTTCTTCGCCAAACTCGATGCCGAACACAAGCAGGCTCGCGATGCCAAGCAGGCGATTATCGCGCGAGCAGAGGCGCTCGCTCCCCGTGGCGCGGACGGTGTACCCGAATACCGCCGCCTCCTTGATGAGTGGAAGGCAGCAGGTCGCGCCGGCCGTAAACACGATGATGCGCTGTGGGCCAAGTTTAAGGCTGCCGGCGATGTGCTTTTCCAGGCGAAGGCTGAGGTTGATGCTCGCGACAACGAAGAGTTCCAGGCGAATCTGAAGTCGAAGCTCGCGATCCTTGACGATGCCCAACCCATCCTCGAGATGACCGACCGCAAGGCAGCACGCGAGAAGCTCACCGATATTCAGCGCCGTTGGGATGAAGTGGGTCGCGTTCCGCGCGCTAACTTCAGAGAGGTCGAAGATCGTCTGCGCGCCGTTGAACAGCACGTCCGCAAGCTCGACGATGAACACTGGGCAAATTCAAACCCTGAGAAGCAGGCCCGCCAGAGCGGTATGGCAGCACAGCTGAACGATGCCATCGCGAAACTCGAGAAGGAACTCGCGGATGCCAAGGCAAGCGGTGACGAACGCGCCATTCGCGAGGCGCAGGAGGCGCTCAGCGCACGTCAATCCTGGCTTAAGGTGATCGGCGGCTAA
- a CDS encoding DUF948 domain-containing protein has translation MSVGDIAGLIAAGAFLVLVLLLAVPIMKLGGVLDEVRRGIRESVDEFTPTIAQTQVTMHEANQQLARIDAITSNVEETTKNVNSLVALTAATVGGPLIKLAGFSAAAKAGLKALRPDGRRKRR, from the coding sequence GTGTCAGTTGGTGACATTGCTGGCCTCATTGCCGCCGGTGCATTTCTCGTACTCGTGCTCTTGCTTGCCGTGCCGATTATGAAACTCGGCGGTGTGCTCGACGAGGTGCGTCGAGGCATCCGCGAATCTGTGGATGAGTTCACGCCCACGATTGCGCAGACGCAGGTGACCATGCACGAGGCGAATCAACAATTGGCTCGAATCGACGCCATTACGAGCAATGTCGAAGAGACCACGAAGAACGTGAACTCGCTCGTGGCACTCACCGCGGCAACTGTGGGCGGTCCGCTCATCAAACTCGCCGGGTTCAGTGCCGCTGCAAAGGCCGGCCTGAAAGCGCTTCGGCCCGACGGGCGTCGTAAGCGCCGCTAA